Proteins encoded by one window of Engraulis encrasicolus isolate BLACKSEA-1 chromosome 21, IST_EnEncr_1.0, whole genome shotgun sequence:
- the myadma gene encoding myeloid-associated differentiation marker homolog, translated as MPIVVLHHTNRLLWARVAALLCTCVAFSVASHGGQLGDGGGIYIFCWSFSFAGTLLVLLVEMFGLQTRTPVSWTNFPITFAAYASLLCLFASIAFPLSYLSGYDRKGEVRDHRIAACVFSCLATVAYLVEVSLARARPGEVAGYMATTPGLLKVCETFVACVIFVFISDPVSYDRYPALKWCLAVYCICFALSAAIVVLCVGECTGLLPFPFSRFLSVYSFLAVAMYLTATIIWPVYQFDSRYSGQAHRPSYCASMRSGMCPWDKLVGVSVLSGLNLLLYLADLSYSARLVFVSG; from the exons ATGCCTATCGTGGTGCTCCACCACACTAACCGCTTGCTGTGGGCGCGCGTGGCGGCGCTGCTGTGCACGTGCGTGGCGTTTAGTGTGGCGTCCCACGGCGGGCAACTGGGCGACGGTGGTGGCATCTACATCTTCTGCTGGAGCTTCAGCTTCGCCGGCACCTTGCTGGTCCTCCTGGTGGAGATGTTCGGCCTGCAGACGCGCACCCCGGTCTCCTGGACCAACTTCCCCATCACCTTCGCAGCCTACGCCTCGCTGCTGTGCCTGTTCGCCTCCATCGCTTTTCCTCTCAGCTACCTGAGCGGCTACGATCGGAAGGGCGAG GTGCGGGACCACCGCATCGCCGCCTGCGTCTTCTCCTGCCTGGCCACGGTGGCGTACCTGGTGGAGGTGAGTCTGGCCCGGGCGCGGCCCGGCGAGGTGGCGGGCTACATGGCCACCACGCCGGGCCTGCTGAAGGTGTGCGAGACCTTCGTGGCGTGCGTCATCTTCGTGTTCATCAGCGACCCGGTGTCGTACGACCGCTACCCGGCGCTCAAGTGGTGCCTGGCAGTCTACTGCATCTGCTTCGCTCTGTCGGCGGCCATCGTGGTGCTGTGCGTGGGCGAGTGCACGGGCCTGCTGCCCTTCCCCTTCTCCCGCTTCCTGTCCGTCTACTCCTTCCTGGCCGTGGCAATGTACCTGACGGCCACCATCATCTGGCCCGTGTACCAGTTCGATAGCCGCTACAGCGGCCAGGCGCACCGGCCAAGCTACTGTGCCAGTATGAGGTCGGGCATGTGCCCTTGGGACAAGCTGGTGGGGGTGTCGGTGCTCAGCGGACTGAATCTGCTGCTCTACCTGGCCGACCTTAGCTACTCCGCACGCCTGGTGTTTGTCTCTGGATGA